In Raphanus sativus cultivar WK10039 chromosome 5, ASM80110v3, whole genome shotgun sequence, the following proteins share a genomic window:
- the LOC108857092 gene encoding ATP-dependent DNA helicase Q-like 5 has protein sequence MDSDSDSDGSHISATPPRDPFPPPPPPKQVPRQVPPSSSSGTKPKAHTQRQPGDHSEEAPVPSSSHPPPPPPSLFTENLPFRICETSNRSKPASFSSFNRLTRASEEIESKSDSQLSEVNHVLPQLPPPKLVRRKPPNLITDSITSQPVKAPVVFRSGGEGNFVKLNLNGKRGKKFPSKYKKSASKYRGKRYKKSEAGGEGETWLEEESDLQREEDEASDDGFISSVDDAVLAVKTDASDENLTKLLSLVFGYDSFRDGQLQAIKMVLAGSSTMLVLPTGAGKSLCYQIPAVVLPGITLVVSPLVSLMIDQLKHLPSVVKGGLLSSSQRPEEATETLRKLKEGIIKVLFVSPERLLNVEFLSMFRMSLSVSLVVVDEAHCVSEWSHNFRPSYMRLKASMLYSALNADCILAMTATATTMTLQAVMSALEIPSTNLIQKSQLRDNFELSVSLSGANRLKDLLILMESHPYKKIRSIIVYCKFQYETDMISKYLRDNNITAKGYHSGLPAKDRVRIQESFCSNKIRVVVATVAFGMGLDKGDVGAVIHFSVPGSLEEYVQEIGRAGRDGRLSYCHLFYDEDTYLKLRSLSHSDGVDEYAVGKFLTHVFSSDTKQHEKICSIVIESASHKFDMKEEVMQTILTHLELGEVQYLRMLPQVNVCCTLNFHKSSPNILAARNIIVATILKKSHLKQGLYVFDIPTVASSTGVATTDVLAEIQTLKMKGEVTYETKDPAFCYTILESPKEISSLSSQLTKWLAEVESCKVRKLDIMSSAAVAAINVSNTSETSSGAKQTLSLQSRILDYFNGDESCDIPSKTTQNCSFLRADIKVFLQSNRQAKFTPRAIARIMNGVGSPAFPNSIWSKTHFWGRYMSVDFRVIMEAAQTELMNFVDRNAALAT, from the exons ATGGACTCAGATTCAGACTCCGACGGATCTCATATCTCCGCCACTCCTCCCCGAGACCCCTtccctccgccgccgccgccaaAACAGGTTCCTCGGCAGGTACCTCCGTCATCTTCCTCTGGCACGAAGCCCAAAGCACATACACAGCGGCAGCCTGGGGATCACTCAGAAGAAGCTCCAGTACCATCATCTTcccatcctcctcctcctccaccttcaTTATTCACCGAAAATCTCCCTTTCCGGATCTGCGAAACCTCAAATCGATCCAAACCCGCTTCCTTTTCGTCCTTCAATAGACTCACAAGAGCTTCTGAAGAAATCGAATCAAAATCGGATTCCCAGTTGAGTGAAGTCAATCATGTCCTCCCACAGCTCCCTCCTCCAAAGCTTGTTAGAAGAAAGCCTCCCAACCTCATCACGGACTCCATAACTTCTCAGCCGGTGAAAGCTCCGGTTGTGTTTCGTAGCGGCGGCGAGGGTAATTTCGTCAAATTAAACTTGAATGGCAAGAGGGGGAAGAAGTTCCCCAGCAAATACAAGAAGAGCGCATCAAAATACAGAGGAAAAAGATACAAAAAATCAGAAGCTGGAGGCGAAGGTGAAACTTGGTTGGAGGAAGAGTCTGATTTGCagagagaagaagacgaagcTTCTGATGATGGATTTATCAGCTCAGTAGATGACGCGGTTCTTGCAGTGAAGACTGATGCTTCTGATGAGAATCTTACGAAGCTGTTGAGTTTAGTGTTTGGTTACGATTCTTTTCGAGATGGCCAGTTGCAGGCTATCAAGATGGTTCTTGCTGGTAGTTCAACCATGCTTGTGTTGCCTACTGGTGCTGGTAAGTCTCTCTGCTACCAGATTCCTGCAGTGGTTCTTCCCGGTATCACGCTTGTTGTGAGCCCTTTGGTTTCGCTGATGATTGATCAGTTGAAGCATTTGCCTTCCGTTGTTAAGGGTGGTCTCTTAAGCTCTAGccag agACCTGAGGAAGCAACAGAAACATTGAGGAAACTTAAAGAAGGCATAATAAAG gtTCTCTTTGTGTCTCCCGAGAGACTTCTGAACGTAGAATTTTTGTCAATGTTCCGCATGTCTTTATCTGTGTCTCTTGTCGTTGTGGATGAGGCACATTGCGTATCAGAATG GTCTCATAACTTCCGCCCTTCATACATGAGACTCAAGGCATCAATGCTGTACTCTGCCCTCAACGCAGACTGCATTCTTGCAATGACTGCAACTGCTACTACTATGACTCTTCAGGCTGTCATGTCTGCACTAGAGATTCCGTCAACCAATCTTATTCAAAAGTCGCAACTGAGAGACAATTTTGAGCTGTCTGTCTCTTTGAGCGGAGCTAATAG ACTGAAAGATCTATTGATTTTGATGGAGTCTCATCCATATAAGAAGATTCGGAGCATCATTGTGTACTGCAAATTTCAG TATGAGACTGACATGATAAGCAAGTATTTACGCGATAACAACATCACTGCAAAG GGTTATCACAGTGGTCTTCCAGCGAAAGATCGTGTTCGCATACAAGAGTCATTTTGTTCCAATAAGATTAGAGTG GTTGTTGCAACTGTGGCATTCGGCATGGGACTTGACAAAGGAGATGTTGGAGCT GTAATCCACTTCAGCGTGCCAGGCAGTTTGGAAGAATACGTTCAG GAAATTGGACGAGCTGGTCGTGACGGGCGGTTGTCTTATTGTCATCTCTTTTATGATGAGGACACATATCTAAAGCTTCGGAGTCTTTCACACAG TGATGGTGTCGATGAATATGCAGTTGGAAAGTTTCTCACCCATGTGTTCTCATCTGACACGAAGCAACATGAAAAGATATGCTCCATAGTCATTGAATCTGCCTCTCATAAATTTGACATGAAGGAAGAG GTTATGCAAACGATTTTGACACATTTGGAATTGGGGGAAGTGCAATACTTACGTATGCTTCCACAGGTTAACGTATGTTGCACTTTGAATTTCCACAAG TCTTCTCCAAATATTCTGGCTGCACGAAACATCATAGTTGCAACAATACTGAAGAA GTCTCACTTGAAGCAAGGGTTATATGTCTTCGATATACCAACCGTGGCCTCTAGCACAGGTGTTGCAACAACAGATGTCTTGGCTGAGATTCAAACTCTGAAG ATGAAGGGGGAAGTAACATACGAGACGAAAGACCCAGCCTTTTGTTACACAATCTTAGAGTCTCCAAAGGAAATATCTTCTTTGTCCAGCCAACTTACCAAGTGGCTCGCAGAGGTTGAATCTTGCAAA GTAAGGAAACTAGATATCATGTCTAGTGCAGCCGTGGCTGCTATAAATGTCTCCAACACTTCAGAAACTAGTTCAGGTGCCAAGCAAACTCTGAGCCTGCAAAGCAGAATCTTGGATTACTTCAATGGAGACGAAAGTTGTGACATTCCTAGCAAGACGACTCAAAATTG CTCCTTCCTACGAGCAGACATAAAG GTGTTCTTGCAGAGTAATCGCCAGGCCAAGTTCACGCCAAGAGCCATAGCGAGGATAATGAACGGAGTTGGAAGTCCAGCTTTTCCGAATTCAATCTGGTCCAAGACTCATTTCTG GGGAAGGTATATGAGCGTAGACTTCCGAGTGATAATGGAAGCGGCACAAACAGAGCTAATGAATTTTGTTGATAGAAATGCGGCTTTAGCTACATAG